A portion of the Desulfosoma caldarium genome contains these proteins:
- a CDS encoding DUF6079 family protein: MKYGDLIQFEPIESVVQLRDADEAAAARKLVETYVISSEMAEKLVSLVFPQLQFDQPTDNKGLLVVGNYGTGKSHLMSVISALAEDTDLARYLNDESVASAARKISGRFKVVRSEIGATRMSLRDIIVAELEDHLAAMGVAYSFPPADKVTNNKLSFEEMMTAFHQKYPDHGLLLVVDELLDYLRTRKDQDLILDLNFLREIGEVCKDLRFRFIAGVQEAIFDSPRFSFVADSIRRVKDRFEQILIARKDVKFVVAERLLKKTADQQVKIREYLTPFAKFYGRMNERMDEFVRLFPVHPDYIDVFEQIRAVEKREVLKTISREIKKILELELPTIDSASSDQASSFHPPGLIAYDSYWTTLRDNASFRAVPDIKAVIDCSTVLESRIQQAFTRPTYKPMALRIIHALSVHRLTTGNIDAPLGATAEELRDGLCLFQPGIEELGGDPADDLLSQVETVLREIHKTVSGQFISSNPNNRQYYLDLKKTDDFDALIEKRAESLDPSQLDRYYYEALKRVMECTDQTYVSGYKIWQHELEWLERKAARQGYLFFGAPNERSTAVPPRDFYLYFIQPFDVPHFKDEKKADEVFFRIKSLDDEFRTALQGYAAAMELASVASGHAKSTYESKASSFLRELVQWLQKNMATAFEVTYQGRTKSLTEWAKGKSIRELSGIGPHERINFRDLVNTIAGICLGPHFANQAPDYPVFSILITSANRKQAAQDALRAIANISSRSLSPQSSSVITKQATAVLDALELLDGERLDPYRSKYAKYILGVAKKKGHGQVVNRSELIQDVFGVEYLAPQSLRLELEWAVVVLAALVYAGEVVLSIPGEKFDATGLAQLAETAIANLIQFKHIERPKDWNLPALKALFELLGLTPGMAQLVTQGKHEPVQQLQKKVAEYVGEIVRTQQALKDGLPFWGQRLFSDSVLNTHHSSLQGLKAFLESVQAFNSPGKLKNFPYDASKVTAQRSGLESLTEIKSLKELVADLGSTALYLSTAEAVLPSDHQWIHDMKKARDEILAQIGDPAKRSAPAFRQETQRKLTDLKKAYLQAYLSMHAKARLGVNEDKRKAQLMGDKRLKVLQKLATIELLPRQDLSDFQNRLAGLKSCFALTEQELEALPVCPHCHFKPSSEPSTAPAATILDTLDGELDKLVDSWTQTLLTNLDDPTTRERVKRVLSPDRKKIVEDFLKARSLPEEIDHGFLDAIKEALTDLVLVSVKTDDLRATLVAGGSPVTLAVLKKRFEAFLENLTKGKEPGKVRIMLQ, from the coding sequence TCTTTCCCCAGCTTCAGTTCGACCAGCCTACGGACAACAAGGGGCTGCTGGTCGTAGGCAACTACGGTACCGGAAAATCGCATCTCATGTCTGTGATCTCCGCCTTGGCCGAAGACACCGATCTAGCGAGGTATCTGAACGACGAAAGCGTGGCCAGCGCCGCGAGGAAAATCAGCGGACGGTTCAAGGTCGTCCGAAGCGAAATCGGTGCTACCCGCATGTCTTTGCGCGACATTATCGTGGCCGAACTGGAGGATCACCTGGCCGCAATGGGGGTGGCCTATTCCTTCCCACCTGCGGATAAGGTGACCAACAACAAGCTGTCCTTTGAAGAGATGATGACCGCCTTCCACCAGAAATATCCCGACCACGGGCTGCTTCTCGTGGTGGACGAACTGCTCGATTACCTCCGCACCCGCAAGGACCAAGATCTCATTCTCGATCTCAACTTCCTGCGCGAAATCGGCGAGGTCTGTAAGGATCTGCGCTTCCGCTTCATCGCCGGGGTCCAGGAAGCCATTTTTGACAGCCCACGTTTCTCCTTCGTTGCTGACAGCATTCGGCGGGTAAAAGACCGCTTCGAGCAAATCCTTATTGCCCGCAAGGATGTAAAGTTCGTGGTGGCCGAACGTCTACTTAAAAAGACCGCCGACCAGCAGGTGAAAATCCGGGAATACCTAACACCTTTCGCCAAGTTCTATGGCCGCATGAACGAGCGCATGGACGAATTCGTGCGGCTTTTTCCCGTGCATCCGGACTACATCGACGTTTTTGAGCAAATTCGAGCTGTCGAGAAACGAGAAGTTCTTAAGACCATCAGCCGAGAAATCAAGAAAATCCTTGAGTTGGAACTTCCAACCATCGACTCAGCATCTAGCGATCAGGCGTCATCATTTCATCCTCCAGGTCTTATTGCTTATGACAGCTACTGGACCACCCTGCGCGATAACGCATCTTTCCGCGCCGTTCCCGACATCAAGGCGGTTATTGATTGCAGCACGGTGCTGGAATCGCGCATTCAGCAGGCCTTTACCCGCCCGACATACAAGCCCATGGCGCTACGCATCATTCATGCGCTATCCGTCCATCGGCTCACGACGGGCAATATTGATGCCCCCCTGGGTGCGACGGCGGAGGAATTACGCGACGGCTTGTGCCTCTTCCAGCCGGGCATTGAGGAACTGGGCGGCGATCCGGCCGATGACCTCCTTTCCCAGGTGGAAACCGTCCTGCGGGAAATCCACAAGACGGTCAGCGGGCAGTTCATCTCGTCCAACCCGAACAACCGCCAGTATTACCTGGACCTCAAGAAGACCGACGATTTCGACGCGCTGATCGAGAAGCGGGCAGAAAGTCTCGACCCCTCACAGCTCGACCGTTACTATTACGAAGCCCTGAAGCGGGTCATGGAGTGCACCGACCAGACCTACGTCAGCGGCTACAAGATCTGGCAGCATGAACTGGAATGGCTGGAACGCAAGGCCGCACGCCAGGGATACCTTTTCTTCGGGGCGCCCAATGAACGCTCCACAGCGGTGCCGCCGCGGGATTTCTACCTCTATTTCATTCAACCCTTTGATGTACCGCATTTCAAGGATGAGAAAAAGGCGGATGAAGTGTTCTTTCGAATCAAGAGTCTTGACGATGAGTTCCGCACCGCGCTTCAAGGCTACGCCGCTGCCATGGAACTTGCATCCGTCGCTTCAGGTCACGCCAAGTCCACCTACGAGTCCAAGGCATCCAGCTTCCTTCGCGAGCTTGTGCAATGGCTCCAGAAGAACATGGCCACGGCCTTCGAGGTGACCTACCAGGGACGCACCAAGTCCCTCACAGAGTGGGCCAAGGGCAAGTCCATCCGGGAGCTTTCCGGCATCGGCCCCCACGAGCGCATCAACTTCCGAGACCTCGTGAACACCATCGCCGGGATTTGTCTCGGTCCGCACTTTGCAAATCAGGCTCCTGACTATCCCGTCTTCTCCATTTTGATCACCAGTGCAAATCGAAAGCAAGCTGCCCAAGATGCCCTCCGAGCCATTGCCAACATCAGCTCCCGCTCTCTCAGTCCTCAGTCCTCATCCGTCATCACGAAACAAGCCACCGCTGTGCTGGATGCCCTGGAGCTTCTCGACGGCGAGCGGCTCGATCCCTACCGGTCCAAGTACGCCAAGTACATTCTCGGTGTCGCCAAGAAAAAGGGCCACGGCCAGGTGGTCAACCGCTCCGAGCTGATCCAGGACGTTTTCGGCGTGGAATACCTCGCGCCGCAATCGCTCCGCCTCGAACTCGAATGGGCCGTGGTGGTGCTGGCCGCGCTGGTCTATGCCGGTGAGGTGGTCCTTTCCATCCCGGGAGAGAAGTTCGATGCCACGGGTCTAGCGCAACTGGCCGAAACCGCCATCGCCAACTTGATCCAGTTCAAACACATCGAGCGGCCCAAGGACTGGAATCTTCCGGCCCTCAAGGCGCTTTTCGAGCTACTTGGGCTTACGCCGGGAATGGCGCAACTGGTCACCCAGGGCAAACACGAGCCGGTTCAGCAGCTGCAGAAGAAAGTTGCCGAGTATGTCGGGGAGATCGTTCGAACGCAGCAGGCATTGAAAGACGGCCTGCCCTTCTGGGGACAGCGGCTTTTCAGTGACTCAGTCCTCAATACTCATCACTCATCGCTGCAAGGCTTGAAGGCGTTTCTTGAAAGCGTTCAAGCGTTCAATTCGCCCGGTAAGCTTAAGAACTTTCCCTATGATGCCTCGAAAGTGACCGCTCAGCGGAGTGGCCTCGAATCCCTTACCGAGATCAAGTCGCTCAAGGAACTGGTGGCGGACCTCGGGTCCACGGCCTTGTACCTATCCACCGCCGAGGCGGTCCTACCCTCCGACCACCAATGGATCCACGACATGAAAAAGGCACGGGACGAGATCCTCGCCCAGATCGGCGACCCGGCCAAACGGAGTGCGCCGGCATTCCGCCAGGAGACCCAGCGTAAGCTTACCGACCTCAAGAAGGCCTACCTGCAGGCTTACCTCTCCATGCACGCCAAAGCGCGTCTCGGCGTCAACGAGGACAAGCGCAAGGCTCAGCTCATGGGCGACAAGCGGCTCAAGGTGCTGCAGAAGCTTGCCACCATCGAGTTGCTGCCCCGCCAGGACCTCTCGGACTTCCAGAATCGGCTGGCCGGTTTGAAGAGCTGCTTCGCACTCACCGAGCAGGAACTGGAGGCATTGCCGGTCTGCCCGCACTGCCACTTCAAGCCGAGTTCGGAACCGTCCACGGCTCCCGCGGCAACGATCCTGGACACCCTGGACGGCGAGCTCGACAAGCTGGTCGACAGCTGGACCCAAACGCTGCTCACCAATCTCGACGACCCAACGACGAGGGAGCGCGTCAAGAGGGTGCTATCGCCTGACCGCAAGAAAATTGTCGAGGACTTTCTCAAGGCACGCTCGTTGCCTGAAGAAATTGATCACGGTTTTCTCGATGCCATCAAAGAAGCTCTTACTGATTTGGTCTTGGTTTCCGTTAAGACGGATGACTTGCGTGCAACCCTCGTCGCCGGGGGCTCACCAGTGACACTTGCGGTACTCAAGAAACGTTTCGAGGCGTTTCTTGAAAACCTGACCAAAGGCAAGGAGCCCGGCAAGGTGCGGATTATGCTGCAATAG